Part of the Flavobacteriales bacterium genome, GAATAATTCCGCAACTCCATTTGTTCCAAGAGCCACCACCTTTCTGATTTCTTTCACGTCAATTTGGTTGATAAATCGACCGGATAAAATTTTACGGTATTCGATATGTTGTATTTCAGGATGAACTGAAATTACACTAAGAGAGCTAGATTTATCCTTATATGTAACAAGACCGCTATTTTTCCAAGAGTGATATTGAGAAGAAATATGGTCAATCTCGGGGAATGATTTTTTAATTTGATGATAGTCAGCATTGGTTAGTTTGATTTTCCTTCCAGGTTTTATGCCTTCAAAAGGAATACTGGTTTGTCCTGGTCGTATCCAGATAGCGTTTGTCGAATAATCGGTGAATTGCTCCTTTACTCCATTCATTAATCCATTGCCAGATCCTAATAGAATTATTAGCATAAAGATGCCCCAAGCAACACTTATCGCTGTTAAGGAGGTTCTAAGCTTATTTCTACTTAGAGAGTTTAGTATTTCTTGCCATTTGTCTAAATCTAACATCTTAAACTATTGCGCCGTCTTTTAAATGAATCGTTCTATTTGTCATTTCAGCAATATCATTTTCGTGTGTAACGATAACAATAGTTTTCCCCGCTTTATTTAATTCCTTAAAGATTTCCATAATGTCGTAAGATGTTTTAGTGTCGAGAGCTCCAGTTGGTTCATCAGCAAGAATTACATTGGGATCGCTAATAATTGCTCTGGCAATAGCTACCCTCTGTTTCTGACCTCCCGATAATTCAGAAGGTAAATGGTTGGCCCATTCTTTTAGCCCAAAACGTTCTAGATATTCCAACGCAATTTTGTTTCGTTCATTTCTACCAACATTCTGATAATATAAAGGCAGAGCAACATTTTCCATTGCATTTTTAAATGATAGAAGATTGAATGACTGGAAGACAAATCCAAGCATCTTATTTCTGTAAGCGGCCGCTTTAGATTCGCTTAAATTTGAAATCAGGGAGTTGTTAAGCGTATACTTTCCTGAATCTTGATTGTCGAGAATTCCCAGAATATTTAGTAATGTGGATTTTCCGGAACCGGATGATCCCATTATGGATACCAGCTCACCTTCTCTTATATGCAAATTAATTCCTTGCAATACTTTCAAAGAATTATTACCGATCGAATAAGATTTGTTAATGTCTTCTAGCTTTATCATTAAAACGGCTCAGTTCAGGAAGTTAGTTTTGGTATTTTTTAAAGTGGTATTTGTAAAAATACTTTATAAACCGAATTTAGGATAATCAGGTTTACAATATAACTAGGATAGGAAGTATTTCTACAGATTGTTTTCTATCTTGGATATTTTTACCAAACCATTGCTGTGTCAAAGATTAATATAGACAATACATGGACGCTCTTTCTGGATCGTGATGGCGTTATTAACGAACTTGTTGATAAGG contains:
- a CDS encoding ABC transporter permease, which gives rise to MLDLDKWQEILNSLSRNKLRTSLTAISVAWGIFMLIILLGSGNGLMNGVKEQFTDYSTNAIWIRPGQTSIPFEGIKPGRKIKLTNADYHQIKKSFPEIDHISSQYHSWKNSGLVTYKDKSSSLSVISVHPEIQHIEYRKILSGRFINQIDVKEIRKVVALGTNGVAELF
- a CDS encoding ABC transporter ATP-binding protein, whose protein sequence is MIKLEDINKSYSIGNNSLKVLQGINLHIREGELVSIMGSSGSGKSTLLNILGILDNQDSGKYTLNNSLISNLSESKAAAYRNKMLGFVFQSFNLLSFKNAMENVALPLYYQNVGRNERNKIALEYLERFGLKEWANHLPSELSGGQKQRVAIARAIISDPNVILADEPTGALDTKTSYDIMEIFKELNKAGKTIVIVTHENDIAEMTNRTIHLKDGAIV